The Rhodobacteraceae bacterium M382 region GTCTTGATGAAATTATGTCCATGTGCGGATACCACCCACGACGTGCGCAGGATGGCATGCACCCCGCCTGCCGCGCGCACCGCGATTTCGCCGTTCAGCTTGGTGCGCCCATAGGCCCCCAGCGGTCCCATCGGGGCGTCCACCGCAAACGGCTGATCACCGGATCCGTCAAAGACGTAATCGGTCGACACCTGTACAAACGGCAATCCGCGCGCGGCCGCTGCGCGGGCCAGGGCACCGGCGGTGGTGGCATTGATCATCTCGGCCAGCGGTTCGTCCTCTTCGGCCTTGTCGACGGCCGTATAGGCCACCGCATTGATCACCGCATCGGCGTCTGTCGCTGTGACAAAGGCAACGCAGGTTTCGGGGCGGGTGAAATCCGCCTCGTCCAGCCCGCGCACCTCCAGCGTGACATCACCGGCCCGGCGGATCAGCTCCTGACCCAGCTGGCCGATCTCTCCGAATACAAGACACTTCATGCTTTCACTCCCAGACGTTCGCCCACGCCGGCGCGGTCCTGCAGCGCCCGCCACCAGTTTTCATTGTCCAGATACCATTGCACGGTGCGCGCCAGCCCCTCTTCGACCGTGACACTGGGCCGCCAGCCCAGTTCGGTCCGGATCCGGGTCGGGTCGATGGCATAGCGCGCATCATGGCCGGGCCGGTCGGTGACAAAGGTGATCTGCGCCCGATAGGAGGCGCCATCGGCCCGCGGACGTTTTTCATCCAGAATACCGCACAGCGTCTCCACCAGCGCGAGGTTGGTGCGTTCATTTTCGCCACCGATGTTATACGTCCGCCCCAGCGCGCCCTTCTGCACCACGGTCAGCAGCGCATCGGCATGATCCTCGACAAACAGCCAGTCGCGGATGTTGGACCCATCGCCATAGATCGGCAGATCCCTGCCCGCCAGCGCGTTCAGGATGATCACCGGGATCAGCTTTTCGGGGAAATGATAGGGGCCGTAATTGTTCGAACAATTGGTCAGCACCACCGGCAGCCCATAGGTCTCGGCCCAGGCGCGCACCAGATGGTCCGAGCTGGCCTTGGACGCCGAATAGGGCGAACGCGGGTCATAGGCGGTGTCTTCGGTGAACAGCACGTCGGGGTCGCTGGGCAGCGAGCCATAGACCTCGTCGGTCGAGATGTGATGGAAACGGAACGTCTCCGGCCTGCCTGCCTGCATCCAATAGCTGCGCGCCGCCTCGAGCATGTTGTAGGTGCCGGTGATATTGGTTTCGATGAAATCGCCGGGGCCGTCGATCGACCGGTCCACATGGGATTCCGCGGCCAGATGCATCACCGCATCCGGGCTGTGTTCGCCAAAAACCCGGTCCAGCGCCGCCCGATCGCGGATGTCGGCCTGCACGAACACGTAATTCGGGCTGTCCGCGACGCTGGCCACATTGTCCAGACAGGCGGCATAGGTGAGCGCATCGAGATTGACCACCTGATGTCCGTCCCGAATGGCCTGGCGCACAACGGCGGATCCGATGAATCCCGCCCCCCCGGTGACAAGCAGTTTCATGGTCTCTTATCCTTCCCAGACAAACGGGCTGTCGAAATCGGCCAGGGCGGGGGCCACCGCATCCTTGCCCGAGAGCACCGGATCGCCCCCCTGCGCTGGGTCGATCCCCCAGTCGATCCCGCAGCTGTCCCAGCGGACGGCCCCGTCACAGTCGGGCGCGTAATAATCGGTGCATTTATACAGGATCTCGGTATCGGGTGCGCGGGTCACAAAGCCGTGCAGAAACCCGGCGGGCACCAGCAGCTGCTTGCCGTTTTCTGCTGTCAGCTCTTCGCCATACCAATGGCCATAGGTGGGGCTGCCCTTGCGGATGTCGACCGCCACGTCAAACAGCGCCCCCTGGCCACAGCGCACCAGCTTGTCCTGGGCGTGGGGCGGGGCCTGGAAATGCAGACCACGGATGGTGCCCGTCTGGGCCGACATCGAATGATTGTCCTGTACGAACTCCAGATCGATACCATGGTCGTGCAGAAGCCGTTTGTTCCAGCTTTCGCTGAAAAATCCGCGCGCATCGCCAAACCGATTGGGGGTCAGAACCTTCACACCGGGAAGGGACGTTTCTTGTATCTGCATTTTATCTCAATTTCCGGTCTCAAACTCAGTTCCCCTTTAGCAACCCAACCTCAAACAGTCACCGGGGGAAGCGAATAAATTGCGCCAACACGTCAAAGGGTCCCAATCGGGCCACATGGAACCTCACCCGTCGTCCCTGTGCGTCCCTGTGCGTTACGGGGCGTTACGGGGCGTTACGGCGCGCTGCGTTTGCGCACCCACCCCAAAAAGGCCGCATCCGGCTTGCGCAGGCGCGGTGCGCCCGAACGCGCCCAGACCCCGCGCCAATCCGCCTCCAGCGCATGGACATCGACACCGGGCATCAGGCGGCGGGCCTCGTCACGGGCGGCCTCGGACAGGGTTGGCGGGCGGGCATCGCCTTCGACCAGCCCTCCGCGCGGCGTAAAGCGGATCAGATCGCCGGGCTCTTCGCGCATGTCGTAATCGGGCAGATGCCCCGCCTCGATCATGTCGCGCAGCATCTTGCGGAACACCCGTCGGGGGCTGGCAGATCCGGATTTCTTCAACAGCGTTTCGACGGACACCGTCCACCCCGGCTGACGGCCACAATGTTTGCGCGCCAGTTCATAGATGCGCCGCTCCAGCGGTTTGCGCAGACGGAAATAATCCCGGCTGAGCGTCAGCACCGATTTCGACAGCACCGCCCGGAACAGCCAGTCCGACAGCGTCACCGCCACGCTGACCATTCGCCCGCCACCCTTGGCCGATGTGGGGGACTTGCGCACGATCTCCCAGCTTTCGATCAGACCAAACCCGGTGGTGGTCTCGGTCTCTCCGGTGGCGATATTGGTGGTGATCCGGGTGCCGGCCAGCCGCTCAAAGGCCTCGCGCAGACGGCGATAGGCGTCCCCGCTGGTTTCGCGGTTGGTGGCGACCAGCAGATCATGCGCCTTGAGGTGCAGCGTCCGGCTGACCTGGCGGCCCGCGTTCAGCGCCCCCATCAGCTGCGAGATGCAAAAGATCAGGATGTCCTTGTCATGGATCGTCGCCAATCCCTTGACCGATGGTGTCACCGTGATCTGCACCCTGTTGTGCTCATACTCCAGAATGCGGCGATCCGGTCGGGTGGCCAGCGAAAACAGCGGATGCTCCATGCTCGCCAGATCGTTCTTGGGGATGGCATCAAAAATATCGCAGACGAAAAAATCGCTCTGTCGCATTCGGTCCGGCAAAAGGTCTGCACCCTTCCCGCCTGCCACGGTCATACCAGTCACTGCCTCGTCCTCATCTGCCTGCGCTCGGGCGCCCTGTGTTCAGGGTCATCCCCTTGGCCGAATTCCCCGGATATTTCCGTCGGATCCGACTCGTTTTCTTTCGTGGTTTTAGTGACACCCACCCTAGAGTTATCCACAAGCTCGCACAACGGGGGTTTGGAGTCGCTTGATCGGGGGTTCAGAGTCACTTCTTCGGGGTTTCAGAGTCACGACATCCCGTCAAAATCCCCAAAAACCCTTTGTTTTCAATGCACAGGTTGACATATACAGGGTCCATAACAGGAAATAACACAAATATAACACTATAAAAAAATCGCCATGCCTGGAAACTTGCGCTAAATTGGCACCAACATCCCCTTATTTTGCTGAGAAAAATCATGTGATATGCGCATTCTGCTTCCATGTGATGCGTTTTGCAGTATTCTAAGGAAAACACAGCACATCGAGCGGATTTCACATGGCCAAGGACAGCACAGCCCTGCCCCCCTATTTCAACATCGACCCAGACGCCGCGATGGCGGAGCTGGAGTTACCCACAGAGACAGGCGGCTTTGCGGCCATCGCCGAGGCCTGTGCCCGGGGTCGGGTGGATCTGGCCAGCCGCGGTCTTGACGAAGATGGCCGCAAACAGCTGCGCCTGTTTTCGACCTGGGAAATCACCCGCTATCTGATCCCCGTCGCCCAGGCCCATTTCCGTCGGGTGCTGAAACAGAACCCCGACCTGCCCCAGGGCCGCAGCGAAACCGAAGGCGGCGCCAAATGGTTCACCCTCGACGAGGTGCTGCGCCTGCGCGCGCATTTTGGGGCACAGGGATCCAAAGCCAAGAACTACCTGCCCTATCGTCCCCCCGGACAGCCCGCCAAGATGGTTGCCGTGGCCAATTTCAAGGGCGGCGTGGGCAAAACCAGCACCGCGGCGCATCTGGCGATGTCGGCGGCGCTTGATGGGTATCGCGTGCTGGTGATTGATCTCGACAGCCAGGGCTCGATGACCTCGATCTTTGGCGGCAAGGTCGATGATGAATGGCAGACGGCCTTTCCGCTGCTGGCGCGCCACTATGGCGAATATCTGCGCCTCGACAATCAGCGCCGCCTGGACCGGGGCGACCCGCCCCAGCCGCTGGACGACAACCTGGCGGCGGCGCTGGAGATGACGGCCGGGGATGTGATCCAATCCACCCATTGGCCGAACATCGACCTGATTGGTGCCCAGCTGAACCTGTATTGGGCCGAATTCCAGATTCCGGTCTGGCGGATGCAGGCGCGCGGCTGGAAGCTGTGGGACGCGCTCACCGACCGGCTGGAGGCGGATGGGGTGCTGGATCAGTATGACCTGGTGTTCATCGATACCCCGCCTGCGCTTGGCTATCTGACCATCAATGGTCTGGCGGCGGCGGATATTCTGCTGGTGCCCATGGGGGCCTCGTTTCTTGAATTCGATTCCACGGGGCGGTTCTTTGACATGCTGCATTCCACATTCGCCAGCATCGAAGACGGCGAAAATGTTGCGGCCCGCGCCCTCGGCCGCCCCGAGATGGGGTTCGAATGGGATGCGGTGCGCACCGTGATCACCCGGTATGACGGCGCCCAACAGGGCGAACTTTCGGCTCTGATGCAGGCCTATCTGGGCAAGACGCTGTCACCGCACCGGCAGGATTTCACCGCGCTGATCGGCCAGGCCGGAGAACAGGTCAATGGCATCTACGAGGCCGATTATCGTGATTTCAACCGCGAAACCTATGCGCGTGGGCGCGAGACATTCGACGCCACCTATGCCGCGTTCAAACGGTTGCTGCTGGGCATTTGGCGTCGCGCCGAACTCGACTCCCGGCAGGCCGCAGAATAACAGACCCTAACAAGGGCAAACAGGAGGAGCAGACATGGCAAAACGCAAGCGACTGACCCCCGCACGCAATGATTTTCTGGGGGGATCCCCGAGCGGTCCCGTTGATGGGATGCGCGCTCCGGAAACCAAATCCATGCCGCTTGGGGCGGCGCCCATTGCGCAGGTGGCAGGCGAGGCTTCGGCGGCGGCTGCGCTCGAAGAGGTCAGCCAGGCCCTGGCCTCGGCCCGGGCCGAGGGGCGGATGATCGAACTGCTGCCGCTCGACGTGATCGACGAACGCTATCTTGTGCGCGACCGTCTGGAGCAGGACGAAGAGGAAATGACCGCGCTGATGGACAGCCTGCGGGCGCGGGGCCAGCAGATGCCGGTCGAAGTCGAACGCCTGTCGGATCCGGCTGGGGGGCGCACCCATGGTCTGATTTCCGGCTGGCGCCGCTTGAGCGCGCTCAAGCGACTCTACAAAGAGACCTCAGACCCTAAATTTGCCCATGTCCGTGCCATGGTCATCACCCCGGAAACGGCCCAGGACGCCTATGTCGCGATGGTCGAAGAGAATGAGATCCGGGTCAATCTCAGCCATTATGAACGCGCGCGCATTGCGGTTCGGGCGATGAAGGAAGACATCTATCCGACTCAGCGGGCGGCCTTGCAGGGGTTGTTTGCCAATGCGGCGCGCTCCAAACGCTCCAAGATCGGCACCTTTATCATGCTGGTCGAAGCCTTTGACGCGGTCCTGTGGTTTCCCTCGGCGATCTCGGAGAAGCTGGGCCTGGCGCTGGCGCGCGAGATGGTGCGTGATCCCGGGTTTGGCGATGCGGTCAAGGCGCGGCTCAAGGACAGCCCGCGCGACACCGCCGGGGCCGAGATGCGCATTCTTGCCGCGCTTTTGGCCGAACGCCAGGCTCCCCCTGCCCCGCCGGCCGATCCGGCCCCCCCGGCGCGCCCGCGTCTGCGGTCAACCACGGATCGACCCGCGGCAAATGAGCGGATTGTCACCCGCGTGACCGCAGGGATCGAAATGCGGTTCACCCCGGATCAGGGGCGGATTGAGCTGATCGGGGATGGTATTTCCGAACATCTGGCCGAGGCTCTGCAGGATTGGCTGCGGAGCCACTGAGAGGCCCAAACAGAGTCTATTCATAACTTTGGAGCCAAAAAAACACGACCTGCGGCCTGAAACAGGGCCCGGGTCGGCCCCGGGTCGGCGCGGACTCTCGCGCTTTTGGTCGGAATTTGGGGCGGGCGGTTATGTTTCGCACGCGAAACATCTGAGTGGTCCAGACACGACCTGGTGGGGGTCTGGGAGGTCCGGCAACTTGATTGCCTTGCCTCGGGTTTTGGTCCAAAGAGGGAAAATCTTTAGGGTTTGGCGATACGTCGGACGAATGTATTTGAGGTTGGATATGTCTAGAAAAGTCACCAAGGCAATCTTCCCCGTTGCGGGGATGGGGACGCGGTTTTTGCCTGCGACCAAATCGGTTCCAAAAGAGATCATGACGCTGGTGGATCGCCCGCTGGTTCAATACGCGATTGACGAAGCGCGGGCGGCTGGGATCAAGGAATTCATCTTTGTGACGTCGCGCGGCAAGGGGGCGTTGGAGGATTACTTTGATACCTCTCCTGTTCTGGAGCAGGAATTGCGCAAGAAGGGCAAGGACGAGCTTCTGGAGACGCTCAAGGCGACCAATATGGAAAGCGGTGCCATCGCCTATTTGCGTCAGCACCGGGCATTGGGTCTGGGGCATGCGGTCTGGTGCGCGCGGCGGCTGATCGCCAATGAACCTTTTGCCGTGATTTTGCCGGATGATGTCATTGCGGCCGAAACCCCCTGTCTGCAGCAGATGGTGGAGGCCTACGAAGAAACCGGCGGCAACATGGTTGCGGCGATGGAAGTCCCGCCGGAAAAGGCCAGCGCCTATGGGGTGCTGGACGTCAAGGAGGACATGGGGTCGATCGTGTCGGTCAATGGGATGGTCGAGAAACCCAAGGCCGAAGAGGCCCCGTCGAACCTGGCGGTCATCGGGCGCTATATCCTCAGCCCCAGCGTGCTGAGCAACCTGAACAAGATCAAATCCGGTGCCGGCGGGGAAATCCAGCTGACCGATGCGATCGCCGCCGATATCGACGCGGGCACGTCGGTGTATGGCTACCGCTTCCGCGGGCAGCGGTTTGACTGCGGCTCCAAGGCCGGCTTCCTGCAGGCCACCGTCGCCTTCGCCCTCGCGCGGGACGACCTCAGAGACGATCTCATGCAGTATCTCGGTGGAATCATGCAGACGTCGCGCGCTGCAGAATAACTCGGGTAATAACGCCTGTTAATAACGCCTGTGCGCGGGCCCCGGGCGCGGATGTGCCCGGGCTATCCCGGATGTCTCTCGGGCCGGGGGCGAAGGCACAAGGCCCGAGCAGGGGGTCCGAGCAGAAGGCCTGAGCGGGGGTGCCGGTGTTTCAGATGCCTGTTTGCCGGGCAGCGCTGTGGCACAAGATGCGGTCGGGGACGGCTTTCCGTAAAAAATCCGATGAAATGGCGATTTTTTGCCAGTCAACATTTTGCAAACGAGTAGAATTGAGTTAATGATATCTGAAGATCTTTTAGAGGCAGTCTACTGGTTTTGTGACCTTTTACGGTGATGGGTCGGGTAACGTCGACCCTGATGATTTGGGACAGGGCACCTGTTTTGCCCGTGAAATATTCTTGATGAGGGGCTGCAACCCGAATGTTTAGATTGATCAGCGCGCTCACCCGAAAGCAAAAGAGCTATGTTTTTCTCGCGATCGACCTGGTGTTGATCCCGGTGGCCTTGCTGTTCACCTATACGATGCAGTCCCTGCCGACGATGCCGTTGGAAACGCTGGCGCTGACATTCCCGATCCTGCCGTATCTGATGGCGGTGACGGCGGCGCTGTCCCTGCGGCTGGGGCTGCCACATGTGCAACTGATCGCCTATGAACGCCATGCTGTGGGGCTGACGGCGGTTCTGGCCGTGCTGACCGCCGCCGCCGCTGCGTTTCTGATGGGGGTGAGCGGCATCAGCCTGCCGCTGGGAACCCATGTGATGTTCGCCATCAGCTATTTCCTGTTCATGGTGGCAATGCGGGCGGTGCTGGCGCAGGTGGTTCAGGCGATCTATCGCCGGGCACAGCCGCGTCGTCGGGTGCTGATCTATGGGGCCGGGACCACCGGAACCCAATTGGCCCAGGCGCTGAAAACCCACGAACGGATCGATCCGGTGGCGTTTGTGGACGACAATACATCGCTGCAGAATCTGACGCTGATGGGGCTGTCGGTGTTTCCACCGGCGCGCATTTCCGAAATTGCCAAGGCCCGCAACATCAACCGGGTTCTGTTGGCCATGCCCTCCCAAAGCCAGCCAAAGCAGGCCCAGATCATCAAACGGCTTCAGAAGATGGGGCTCGAGGTGCAGGCCCTGCCCAGCTTTGCCCAGCTGATTGGCGAAGAGGCGCTGGTGGACAAGCTGACACCGGTGGCCCCGCAGAATTTCCTGGGCCGGACCGCGCATACCGTGGCGCTGGAGGCCGATTGCGACAGCTATGCCGGACGGGCGGTGCTGATCTCGGGGGCCGGCGGGTCGATCGGATCGGAACTGTGCCGTCAGGTGCTGGCCTGTCGCCCGGCCAAACTGGTGCTGTATGAGCTGAGCGAACTGGCGCTGTATCTGGTGCATCAGGAACTGGAACAGCTGGCCGAGGGCACCGGAGTCGAAGTGGTGCCGGTGCTGGGGTCGGTGACGGATCCGCGTCAGGTGCGCAAGGCGCTGACCGATCACGGGGTGCAGGTGGTGCTGCATGCGGCGGCCTATAAACATGTGCCGCTGGTCGAGGCCAATCCGTTGGCGGGGCTGTCCAACAATGTGTTCGGCACCCAGACGCTGGCGCGCGAGGCGGCGGATCTGGGCGTGGAGCGGTTCATTCTGATTTCGTCCGACAAGGCGGTGCGCCCGGCCAATGTGATGGGCGCCAGCAAGCGGCTGGCCGAACTGGTGGTCCAGGATCTGGCCACCCGCTATGGCGACACGATCTTTGCCATGGTGCGCTTTGGCAATGTTCTGGGGTCGTCGGGATCCGTGGTGCCCCTGTTTCAGGACCAGGTCAGCCGGGGCGGACCGGTCACAGTGACCGACCCGCGGGTGAAACGGTATTTCATGACCATCAGCGAAGCGGTGCAGCTGGTGCTCAAGGCCGGATCCGAGGCCCGGGGCGGCGAGATGTTCGTGCTGGACATGGGCGAACCGGTGCCGATCATGCAACTGGCCCGGCAGGTGATCCAGCGGGCCGGGTATACGGTGCGCGACGCGGATACGCCGGATGGCGATATCGAGATCGAAGTCATCGGTCTGCGCCCGGGCGAAAAGATGGAAGAAGAGCTGACCCTGAGCCAGGATCTGATCGGGACGCGCCATCAGAAAATCTTCTGTGCGCAGGAAGACATGCTGAGCGAGATCGAAATGGCGGCGGTGCTGCGCGGTCTGCGCGAAGCCATGGCCGACAGTGACGACAAGGCCGCGTTGGAAGTGGTGACGCGCTGGGTCGAAGGCTATTGTGTCTGGCAGGACAATCGCGTCAGCCTGTAACGGTGCTGTTTTGGTGCCGTGTCCGGATGTGGACCGGTCAAGGGAATTGATCTGCCCCCCGCCTTCGTGGTCTAAGGGCGACAGAAGATGACAGGCGAGGGCCCATTGGTGGCGAGCAGACGGACAGGCAAGGTCGCGGCCCGCATCGGGAATCGTGCCGGGCGAGGGTGCATCCGGGGGATGGCCCTGGCAATATGTGCTGTATGGGGCGCAACCGCGCTGGCACAGGATCAGGCGGTGCCCGGTTCCACAGCATCCGAATCCGCACTCGACACCACAACGCTGCACGGCGTGACCCGGGAACCGGCGTTCCGGACCCTCCCGGTTCCGACGCTGAACTTTTACGGGGTGCCGGGGCTGATCGACATGCCGAGCGCCGACATGCTGCCCGAGGGGCAGTTCACCACGACAGTGTCCTATTTCGGTGGCCAGGGGCGTTATACGCTGACCTTTCAGCCGACGCCCTGGATGTCGGCCAGCTTTCGCTACAATTCGATCCAGAACTGGAACCTTGTCGGGTTCCCCACCTATTACGACCGCGGGTTTGATGTGCGGTTCCGGCTGGCCGAGGAAAATCACTGGCGCCCCGGGATTGTTCTGGGACTGCAGGATTTCGCGGGCACCGGGATCTATGCCGGGGAATATGTCGTCGCCACCAAGAATTTCGAAACACCGTCCCTGGGGGCGTCGCGCCTGCCCGGGCGTCTGCAGGTGACCACCGGGATCGGTTGGGGGCGGCTGGGATCGTATGGATCCTTTGGCGGCTTTGGCACTCGACCGGCCTTTAACCCCGCCAATACCGGGGGGCAGCTGTCCTATGATCAATGGTTCCGCGGGCCCATGGCGCTGTTTGGCGGGGTAGAATGGCACGCCAATGACCGCCTGTCCTTCAAACTGGAATATTCCTCGGACGATTATGTGACCGAGACCCAGACCACATCGGTGTTCGTCAAGAAATCCCCGGTCAACTTCGGGGTCGAATATCAGGTCAGCCCGCGCACCCGGTTGGGGGCCTATTACCTGTATGGATCCGAATTGGGTGTGAATGCGCAGATCCAGCTCAATCCAAAACATCCCCCCACGCCGATGACAATTTCCGCGCCTCAGCCGGTGACGGCCCGTCCCGATCGGGCCAGCAACCCCGAAGCCTGGAGCACGGCCTGGTCCGAGGGCCGCCCGGCCCCGCTGCTGCGGTCGCTGCTGCAACCGATCCTCAAGAAGGACGGCCTGATTCTGGAAAGCCTGGATGTGGCGGCGGATCGTGTCGAACTGCGGTTCCGCAACACCCGCTACAAGTCGAATGCCGTGGCGGTGGGCCGCGCGGCGCGGGCCCTGTCGCGGGTGATGCCGCCATCGGTCGAGACCTTTGACCTGGTGCTGGTGTCCCAGGGGCTGAGCCTGTCGCGGGTCACGATGCGGCGATCGGATCTGGAGGCGCTGGAGTTTGATCCCGAAGCGCCCGATGCGATGCATGCGGTGGTCGGGTTCGGGGCTGCGGGTCCGGCTGCGGAGACGGCGGTGCCGGGGCGGGATCTGTATCCCGACTTCAGCTGGTCGCTCACCCCGTATTTTGCACCCGCCTATTTCGACCCGCAACAGCCGGTCCGGATTGATGTCGGGGTTGATGCGGGCGCCACCTTTAAACCGGCACCGGGCTGGGTGATTGCGGGGCGTCTGCGGCAGCGGATTGCCGGCAATCTCAAGGACGGGCGGGTGTCGACATCGGCCTTGCCGCCGGTGCGCACCGATCAGGCGCTGTATGCGCAATATGGCACCACGCTCAACAATCTGTATGTCGCCCGCTATTGGCAGCCGCGCGAGGATTTTTATGCACGGGTGAGTGCGGGCTATTTCGAATATGGCTATGGCGGCCTGTCGAGCGAACTGCTGTGGAAACCGGTCAACAGCCTGCTGGCGCTGGGGGTCGAGGCCAATTACGCGCTCAAGCGCGATTATGACCAACGGCTGGGGTTCCAGGACTACCGGGTTCTGACCGGGCATGTGTCGGCCTATATGGATTTCAACAACGGCTTTCACGGCCAGATCGACGCGGGTCGCTATCTGGCCGGAGACGTGGGGGCCACATTCGGTCTGGACCGGGTGTTCAAGAATGGCTGGTCGGTCGGGGCCTTTTTCACCCTGACCAATGTGTCGGCGGCCGAATTCGGGGAAGGCTCCTTTGACAAGGGGATCCGGTTCTCGATGCCGTTGGGCTGGTTCCTGGGCAAACCCAGCCGCAAGAGCATGGGCACGGTGATCCGGCCGATCCAGCGCGATGGTGGCGCGCGGGTACATGTGCCGGGCCGGCTGTATGGACAGGTGCGCCAGGCGCATCAAAAGGCATTGACCGATCAATGGGCGGGGTTCTGGCAATGAGGTTTGTCCTGTCTGTTGCCGTCCTGTTGACGGTGTTGGGATGTTCGCGTGGCACCGAAGAAGCCCCGTTGCAGGAACAGGTGGTCCGCAATATCGGGAATGTGATCCGGGCCCGGACACAGCCGGATCCGGGATTGCCGCCGGTGACCCGGGCGCAGCTTGATGCGTTGGACGGGGGTGCCCTGGAGGCCACGGTCGAAAACCGGGGGCTGTCGGCCTATCTGTCGGTGAATGCGACGCGCGATGACGGGGCCGGGGGCCATGTGACGGTCTGGCGCACGGGCGATGATGCCACGCTGACGACGCGCAACGGAATATTGGTGGCAACCCGCGGTCTGGGAGCCGACATCCTGTCCAGCGATGTACGGGTCAGCGGCGATCAGCCGGGCCCGGTTGGCGGGGGCAGCCATGTGCAACTGATTCGCGGCGGCGATGAACAGGCCCTGCGCCTGTCGCTGATCTGCGAGATCAGCGACAAGGGGTCGCAAACGCTCGAGATTGTGGG contains the following coding sequences:
- the rfbD gene encoding dTDP-4-dehydrorhamnose reductase, whose amino-acid sequence is MKCLVFGEIGQLGQELIRRAGDVTLEVRGLDEADFTRPETCVAFVTATDADAVINAVAYTAVDKAEEDEPLAEMINATTAGALARAAAARGLPFVQVSTDYVFDGSGDQPFAVDAPMGPLGAYGRTKLNGEIAVRAAGGVHAILRTSWVVSAHGHNFIKTMLKLGAERDRLTIVADQIGGPTPAAALADACLAVARQLVADPSKSGSYHVSGGPDVSWADFAREIFDQAGIDCDVVDIPSSDYPTPARRPLNSRMDNSATEAVFGLPRPDWKAGLTEILADLDALKKD
- the rfbB gene encoding dTDP-glucose 4,6-dehydratase, translating into MKLLVTGGAGFIGSAVVRQAIRDGHQVVNLDALTYAACLDNVASVADSPNYVFVQADIRDRAALDRVFGEHSPDAVMHLAAESHVDRSIDGPGDFIETNITGTYNMLEAARSYWMQAGRPETFRFHHISTDEVYGSLPSDPDVLFTEDTAYDPRSPYSASKASSDHLVRAWAETYGLPVVLTNCSNNYGPYHFPEKLIPVIILNALAGRDLPIYGDGSNIRDWLFVEDHADALLTVVQKGALGRTYNIGGENERTNLALVETLCGILDEKRPRADGASYRAQITFVTDRPGHDARYAIDPTRIRTELGWRPSVTVEEGLARTVQWYLDNENWWRALQDRAGVGERLGVKA
- the rfbC gene encoding dTDP-4-dehydrorhamnose 3,5-epimerase, coding for MQIQETSLPGVKVLTPNRFGDARGFFSESWNKRLLHDHGIDLEFVQDNHSMSAQTGTIRGLHFQAPPHAQDKLVRCGQGALFDVAVDIRKGSPTYGHWYGEELTAENGKQLLVPAGFLHGFVTRAPDTEILYKCTDYYAPDCDGAVRWDSCGIDWGIDPAQGGDPVLSGKDAVAPALADFDSPFVWEG
- a CDS encoding replication initiator protein A produces the protein MTVAGGKGADLLPDRMRQSDFFVCDIFDAIPKNDLASMEHPLFSLATRPDRRILEYEHNRVQITVTPSVKGLATIHDKDILIFCISQLMGALNAGRQVSRTLHLKAHDLLVATNRETSGDAYRRLREAFERLAGTRITTNIATGETETTTGFGLIESWEIVRKSPTSAKGGGRMVSVAVTLSDWLFRAVLSKSVLTLSRDYFRLRKPLERRIYELARKHCGRQPGWTVSVETLLKKSGSASPRRVFRKMLRDMIEAGHLPDYDMREEPGDLIRFTPRGGLVEGDARPPTLSEAARDEARRLMPGVDVHALEADWRGVWARSGAPRLRKPDAAFLGWVRKRSAP
- a CDS encoding AAA family ATPase — encoded protein: MAKDSTALPPYFNIDPDAAMAELELPTETGGFAAIAEACARGRVDLASRGLDEDGRKQLRLFSTWEITRYLIPVAQAHFRRVLKQNPDLPQGRSETEGGAKWFTLDEVLRLRAHFGAQGSKAKNYLPYRPPGQPAKMVAVANFKGGVGKTSTAAHLAMSAALDGYRVLVIDLDSQGSMTSIFGGKVDDEWQTAFPLLARHYGEYLRLDNQRRLDRGDPPQPLDDNLAAALEMTAGDVIQSTHWPNIDLIGAQLNLYWAEFQIPVWRMQARGWKLWDALTDRLEADGVLDQYDLVFIDTPPALGYLTINGLAAADILLVPMGASFLEFDSTGRFFDMLHSTFASIEDGENVAARALGRPEMGFEWDAVRTVITRYDGAQQGELSALMQAYLGKTLSPHRQDFTALIGQAGEQVNGIYEADYRDFNRETYARGRETFDATYAAFKRLLLGIWRRAELDSRQAAE
- a CDS encoding ParB N-terminal domain-containing protein is translated as MAKRKRLTPARNDFLGGSPSGPVDGMRAPETKSMPLGAAPIAQVAGEASAAAALEEVSQALASARAEGRMIELLPLDVIDERYLVRDRLEQDEEEMTALMDSLRARGQQMPVEVERLSDPAGGRTHGLISGWRRLSALKRLYKETSDPKFAHVRAMVITPETAQDAYVAMVEENEIRVNLSHYERARIAVRAMKEDIYPTQRAALQGLFANAARSKRSKIGTFIMLVEAFDAVLWFPSAISEKLGLALAREMVRDPGFGDAVKARLKDSPRDTAGAEMRILAALLAERQAPPAPPADPAPPARPRLRSTTDRPAANERIVTRVTAGIEMRFTPDQGRIELIGDGISEHLAEALQDWLRSH
- the galU gene encoding UTP--glucose-1-phosphate uridylyltransferase GalU, translating into MSRKVTKAIFPVAGMGTRFLPATKSVPKEIMTLVDRPLVQYAIDEARAAGIKEFIFVTSRGKGALEDYFDTSPVLEQELRKKGKDELLETLKATNMESGAIAYLRQHRALGLGHAVWCARRLIANEPFAVILPDDVIAAETPCLQQMVEAYEETGGNMVAAMEVPPEKASAYGVLDVKEDMGSIVSVNGMVEKPKAEEAPSNLAVIGRYILSPSVLSNLNKIKSGAGGEIQLTDAIAADIDAGTSVYGYRFRGQRFDCGSKAGFLQATVAFALARDDLRDDLMQYLGGIMQTSRAAE
- a CDS encoding polysaccharide biosynthesis protein, with amino-acid sequence MFRLISALTRKQKSYVFLAIDLVLIPVALLFTYTMQSLPTMPLETLALTFPILPYLMAVTAALSLRLGLPHVQLIAYERHAVGLTAVLAVLTAAAAAFLMGVSGISLPLGTHVMFAISYFLFMVAMRAVLAQVVQAIYRRAQPRRRVLIYGAGTTGTQLAQALKTHERIDPVAFVDDNTSLQNLTLMGLSVFPPARISEIAKARNINRVLLAMPSQSQPKQAQIIKRLQKMGLEVQALPSFAQLIGEEALVDKLTPVAPQNFLGRTAHTVALEADCDSYAGRAVLISGAGGSIGSELCRQVLACRPAKLVLYELSELALYLVHQELEQLAEGTGVEVVPVLGSVTDPRQVRKALTDHGVQVVLHAAAYKHVPLVEANPLAGLSNNVFGTQTLAREAADLGVERFILISSDKAVRPANVMGASKRLAELVVQDLATRYGDTIFAMVRFGNVLGSSGSVVPLFQDQVSRGGPVTVTDPRVKRYFMTISEAVQLVLKAGSEARGGEMFVLDMGEPVPIMQLARQVIQRAGYTVRDADTPDGDIEIEVIGLRPGEKMEEELTLSQDLIGTRHQKIFCAQEDMLSEIEMAAVLRGLREAMADSDDKAALEVVTRWVEGYCVWQDNRVSL